A portion of the Anaerolineae bacterium genome contains these proteins:
- a CDS encoding ABC transporter permease gives MVLRNLFRRKGRTILTLFGIAIGVAAIVALGAVASAFREGLASIVRGSEADFVVTQAGAFTAIMGSIDQAIADEVRAMPEVAAVDGMVFASAILDDGSYLFCLGLDPQGFAIRRFRILEGERLDQTSVRRGRPLLLGRQAAERLRRKVGDLLYVGQVPFRVTGLYETGSSFEDTAAVISLEDAQTLTVQPRRVTLLYVKLRDPGVADSFRARMARQFPDLSVIPTVGFIDQEYIVRVIDAMAMAVAGLAILIGGVGMTNTLFMSVFERTTEIGVLRALGWRRRQVVTMVLQESLALSLLGGIVGILLGVAAALLVRRTGGWIGSWGTQFSPDLFLRALVTVGVLGLVGGAYPAWWASRLLPVEALRYEGGVSGRISRPLPGGMPFRNLLRRRTRTSLTALGIAIGIAAMVALGSIADGTYVMFSQIWRDSQVDLIAMQANVDADFSAIDERVGSRIAAMPEVEAVAGGIFVVLSIEKMPMFILSGYHPRSFVMGHFRIVEGSPLTAPRQILVGRRAAEHMGLKVGDTLRLQETTFRVVGIYETGVAYEDIGAVVSLREAQMLAGKPRQVQMYYIKLKRPQEAALVRDRLKAAFPGVDFALTTEAERVVSDLRIMRQAVNQISFLAVFIGAVGMLNTMLMSVLERTREIGVLRALGWRPRQVLRVILQESLLLGILGGLWGTLLGVLLAVGATRMPGIAQAFAPVFRPGLFGQAAVVSLVAGVLGGLYPAWRATRMHPVEALRYE, from the coding sequence ATGGTGCTGAGGAACCTGTTTCGCCGCAAAGGGCGGACAATTCTCACCCTTTTCGGGATCGCCATCGGAGTGGCGGCCATCGTCGCCTTGGGGGCGGTGGCAAGTGCCTTTCGGGAGGGCCTCGCCTCCATAGTGCGTGGCTCTGAGGCCGACTTCGTCGTTACGCAGGCAGGGGCTTTCACGGCCATCATGGGCAGCATAGACCAGGCCATCGCCGATGAAGTGCGGGCTATGCCTGAGGTCGCCGCAGTGGATGGCATGGTCTTCGCCAGCGCCATTCTGGATGATGGCTCGTATCTTTTCTGCCTTGGGTTAGACCCTCAAGGGTTCGCCATCCGCCGGTTCCGCATCCTGGAGGGAGAACGGCTGGACCAAACCTCGGTGCGGCGGGGGAGACCTCTCCTGCTGGGCCGCCAGGCAGCCGAAAGGCTCCGCCGAAAGGTGGGCGATCTCCTTTACGTGGGCCAGGTTCCGTTCCGCGTTACCGGTCTTTATGAGACAGGTAGCAGCTTTGAAGACACAGCAGCTGTTATCTCTCTGGAAGATGCTCAGACTCTGACCGTTCAACCGCGCCGGGTGACCCTCCTCTACGTCAAACTCCGTGATCCTGGAGTGGCCGATTCGTTCCGCGCCCGGATGGCCCGTCAATTTCCGGACCTCTCGGTGATCCCCACAGTAGGGTTCATTGACCAGGAATACATAGTGCGCGTGATAGATGCAATGGCGATGGCGGTAGCCGGGCTGGCAATCCTCATTGGCGGAGTGGGGATGACCAACACCCTCTTTATGTCCGTCTTTGAGCGGACCACGGAGATCGGAGTCCTGCGAGCACTTGGCTGGCGACGTCGTCAAGTGGTAACGATGGTGCTGCAGGAATCGCTTGCACTTTCCTTGCTGGGAGGAATCGTGGGCATCCTCCTGGGAGTGGCAGCGGCCCTTCTGGTCCGCCGGACTGGAGGCTGGATTGGCTCCTGGGGCACTCAATTCTCACCGGATCTTTTCCTCCGGGCACTGGTCACGGTAGGAGTGCTGGGATTGGTAGGTGGAGCGTATCCGGCGTGGTGGGCCAGCCGGCTCCTGCCCGTGGAGGCACTCCGCTACGAAGGCGGAGTCAGCGGCCGTATCTCCCGCCCACTGCCTGGCGGGATGCCATTCCGCAACCTCCTCCGGCGCCGGACCCGTACCTCACTGACTGCGCTGGGCATCGCCATCGGTATCGCTGCTATGGTAGCTCTGGGCAGCATAGCCGATGGCACTTACGTGATGTTCTCCCAGATTTGGCGGGATAGTCAGGTGGACCTGATCGCCATGCAAGCCAATGTAGATGCCGATTTCAGCGCAATAGACGAGCGGGTAGGGTCACGCATCGCTGCAATGCCCGAAGTGGAGGCAGTAGCGGGAGGTATTTTTGTCGTGCTCAGCATAGAAAAGATGCCCATGTTCATCCTCTCCGGCTACCACCCGCGTAGTTTTGTTATGGGCCACTTCCGTATTGTGGAAGGTAGTCCCCTCACAGCACCGCGCCAGATACTGGTTGGGCGGCGCGCGGCGGAGCACATGGGCCTTAAGGTGGGAGACACGCTCCGCCTCCAGGAGACCACCTTTCGCGTCGTCGGCATTTACGAAACGGGCGTCGCCTATGAGGACATAGGTGCAGTTGTCAGCTTGCGGGAGGCCCAGATGCTTGCAGGCAAACCGCGACAGGTCCAGATGTACTACATCAAGCTGAAGCGACCTCAAGAGGCAGCACTGGTGCGAGACCGGTTGAAGGCTGCGTTTCCAGGGGTTGATTTCGCCCTCACCACCGAGGCCGAGCGGGTGGTTAGCGACCTGCGGATAATGCGGCAGGCGGTGAACCAGATTTCTTTCCTGGCGGTCTTCATCGGCGCTGTGGGGATGCTCAACACGATGCTGATGAGCGTGTTGGAGCGAACGCGGGAAATAGGCGTTCTGCGGGCGCTGGGCTGGCGGCCCCGTCAGGTACTGAGAGTGATTTTGCAGGAATCGCTCCTGCTGGGAATTCTGGGAGGCCTGTGGGGAACCCTGCTGGGCGTCCTTCTGGCGGTGGGAGCAACCCGGATGCCGGGGATCGCTCAGGCTTTCGCTCCAGTTTTCAGGCCGGGACTCTTCGGGCAGGCAGCGGTGGTCTCGCTGGTGGCGGGCGTGCTTGGTGGCCTTTACCCGGCCTGGCGGGCCACCCGAATGCATCCGGTGGAAGCCCTTAGGTACGAATGA